A DNA window from Hypomesus transpacificus isolate Combined female chromosome 24, fHypTra1, whole genome shotgun sequence contains the following coding sequences:
- the LOC124486897 gene encoding LOW QUALITY PROTEIN: SH2B adapter protein 3-like (The sequence of the model RefSeq protein was modified relative to this genomic sequence to represent the inferred CDS: deleted 1 base in 1 codon) → MNGDTIHPATTSASLAAPPSGWREFCELHAIATARQVASHYRLYASEHPDQDALSPDVLARHFCLLFQQHFHCEAAKLPPARPAVSTPPPSRPVPTAAAAPLIGRLRITSFSGALDYREAGRSAGPSLLAVLSSKAQAGPGGREAEPRAPVLRSRSQEELRPAAGRLSPASSPSSFPPQVTHFPVNQIRQSVLRLFKKEPLPQVPPANPNGPAAPLPGDRVGVAAVEEVRPLSSAYEAKAPGPSSSSPAQHFLDRLASRIRGGSSRRRTEGQAWQLRYLLEDETISDSQPHWQRCRLKVRRTTDGLGEGGGGGGGGGGGGGGTGGGGGTALADRAFLELDQKVRDVYKGK, encoded by the exons ATGAATGGTGACACTATCCATCCTGCCACGACCTCAGCTTCCCTAGCAGCGCCCCCCAGTGGCTGGAGGGAGTTCTGCGAGCTGCACGCCATCGCCACGGCCCGTCAGGTGGCCTCTCACTACCGGCTCTACGCCAGCGAGCACCCCGACCAGGATGCCCTGTCTCCAGACGTTCTCGCTCGCCACTTCTGCCTCCTCTTCCAGCAGCACTTCCACTGCGAGGCCGCCAAACTCCCGCCGGCGCGGCCAGCGGTCTCGACTCCGCCCCCCTCCCGGCCTGTCCCCACTGCCGCAGCCGCCCCC CTGATAGGACGGCTACGCATCACTTCCTTCTCAGGGGCGCTGGATTACAGGGAGGCGGGGCGATCTGCCGGCCCCTCCCTCTTGGCTGTTCTCTCCTCCAAGGCGCAGGCTGGTCCGGGGGGGCGGGAGGCAGAGCCGCGTGCGCCGGTCCTACGCAGCCGTAGTCAGGAGGAACTGAGGCCGGCAGCGGGGCGCCTCTCCCCcgcctcatccccctcctccttccccccgcAGGTCACTCACTTTCCCGTGAACCAGATACGGCAAAGCGTACTCCGTCTCTTTAAGAAagagcccctcccccaggtTCCACCGGCCAATCCCAACGGGCCGGCGGCACCGTTGCCGGGAGACAGAGTCGGCGTGGCGGccgtggaggaggtgaggcccCTGAGCAGCGCCTACGAGGCCAAAgcccctggcccctcctcctcctcgccggcTCAGCACTTCCTGGATCGCCTGGCGAGCCGTATCCGAGGCGGGAGCAGCAGGCGGCGGACGGAGGGGCAGGCCTGGCAGCTCAGGTACCTGCTGGAAGATGAGACCATCTCAGACAGCCAGCCTCACTGGCAGCGCTGCCGGCTCAAGGTCAGGAGGACCACAGACGGtctgggagaaggagggggagggggaggaggaggaggaggaggaggtggaggaactggaggaggaggaggaac CGCCCTCGCTGACAGGGCGTTCCTCGAGCTGGATCAAAAGGTTCGGGACGTGTACAAAGGAAAATGA
- the atoh1a gene encoding protein atonal homolog 1a: protein MSEVEAQGSSMDPSGLALMNSSDPRAWLAPTQPGTCVAHADYLLHSPCSSSSLEGGSPASDDHSPNLRETGKGPLKVRELCRLKGSLSVEEGRQRAPSSKPVHGVQKQRRQAANARERRRMHGLNHAFDELRSVIPAFDNDKKLSKYETLQMAQIYINALSDLLEGPGADTPKLSTAVYDGDKAPRGSPATGRRGTSTGLPVQLNSIPFPFEGDSFSALMEHEMRSPSTGVASSGSDSTKDSPRSNRSDGEFSPHSQFSDSDEMAMELQSEDELSELPNRHTF, encoded by the coding sequence ATGAGCGAGGTCGAGGCGCAGGGCTCGAGCATGGATCCGTCAGGTCTGGCACTCATGAACAGCAGTGACCCACGCGCCTGGCTGGCTCCCACGCAGCCTGGCACCTGCGTGGCACACGCCGACTACCTGCTGcactctccctgctccagctcgAGCCTGGAAGGCGGGTCCCCCGCGTCTGACGACCACAGTCCAAACCTCAGAGAGACCGGCAAGGGCCCGCTCAAAGTGCGGGAGCTGTGTCGATTGAAGGGGTCTCTGagcgtggaggagggcaggcagcGAGCGCCGTCCAGCAAGCCGGTCCACGGAGTTCAGAAGCAGCGACGCCAGGCTGCCAACGCCCGGGAAAGGAGACGGATGCACGGGCTGAATCATGCATTCGACGAGTTGCGCAGCGTTATTCCCGCTTTCGATAACGACAAGAAGCTTTCCAAATACGAGACCCTACAGATGGCCCAGATCTACATCAACGCGCTGTcagacctgctggagggtcCCGGTGCTGACACGCCAAAGTTGTCCACTGCCGTCTACGACGGTGACAAAGCACCCCGTGGATCCCCCGCTACCGGTAGGAGGGGCACAAGCACAGGGCTACCTGTCCAACTAAACAGCATACCGTTCCCGTTCGAAGGTGATTCGTTTTCCGCCCTCATGGAGCACGAGATGCGGTCTCCTTCCACGGGGGTGGCGAGCTCCGGTTCTGACAGTACAAAAGACTCTCCACGGTCCAACCGTAGCGACGGAGAGTTCTCCCCGCACTCCCAGTTTAGTGACTCTGACGAGATGGCAATGGAACTCCAGAGTGAAGACGAGCTTTCGGAACTGCCCAACCGTCACACATTCTGA
- the prr16 gene encoding protein Largen isoform X2, with translation MTDSSKTDTLNSSSSSTTTTTTASSIDKTKLYPEDSTFRPLLAICPPAPTTVLTVLRKPHPPLPPPRLTPLKADDHQGRNGPVASWSLLSKTNGTLMRNGGMIRETSCFLTGSCLDEPLVPLPLPMPLLRHDKTPCPQATRERVRFSETVQYHGYCHDCDLQYDVDDADTHLPEPPNARLSPVHRCSSPEPPLQLTSENGGLQLSRSFPPTLAPPPPSVPPRPPSVKPQKTILRKSTTTTV, from the coding sequence atgacggACAGCTCCAAGACGGACACCCtcaacagcagctccagcagcaccaccaccaccaccaccgcctccAGCATCGACAAGACCAAGCTCTACCCAGAGGACTCCACCTTCAGACCCCTGCTAGCCatctgcccccccgcccccaccacgGTCCTCACTGTTCTGAGgaagccccaccctcccctgcctccccccagaCTCACCCCGCTGAAAGCGGACGACCACCAGGGCAGGAACGGCCCCGTGGCCTCGTGGAGCCTCCTTTCCAAAACCAACGGGACCCTGATGAGGAACGGTGGCATGATCAGGgagacttcctgcttcctgaccGGCAGCTGTCTAGACGAGCCCCTGGTGCCTCTACCCCTGCCCATGCCCCTGCTGCGGCACGACAAGACCCCATGCCCCCAGGCCACGCGCGAGCGCGTGCGCTTCAGCGAGACGGTCCAGTACCACGGCTACTGCCACGACTGCGACCTCCAGTACGACGTGGACGATGCGGACACTCACCTGCCCGAGCCACCCAACGCCAGGCTGAGCCCCGTGCATCGCTGCTCCTCCCCCGAGCCCCCCCTGCAGCTCACGTCAGAGAACGGCGGGCTGCAGCTCAGTCGGAGCTTCCCGCCCACCctcgcccctccccctccctccgtgcCTCCTCGCCCGCCGTCCGTCAAACCTCAGAAAACCATCCTGAGgaagtccaccaccaccacggttTGA
- the pheta1 gene encoding sesquipedalian-1, producing MKLNEVSLAHYATSESPPDKTGFLFKKGERNTAYHRRWFILKGNLLFYFEERESRQPIGVIVLEGCTVELCESAEEFAFAVKFDCAKARAYKMSADSQAAMESWVKALSRASFDYMRLVVGELERQLEEIQEGPGSGGAQGRCKPSSRKTPGWAGRSKSGAPASSSGLGDIPVGPQGAGGSRGQSEEMHSGSGFPRENGVSWSKLPALANGAESHSASVPWEGGGGGGDGGWGEGVRPPPVPPRRRGASLESPVSPGTGCFSKLHDWYGQEVDELRVEWLQGQ from the coding sequence ATGAAGCTGAACGAGGTGAGCCTAGCTCACTACGCCACCAGCGAGTCGCCGCCGGACAAGACGGGCTTCCTGTTCAAGAAGGGCGAGCGTAACACGGCGTATCACCGCCGCTGGTTCATCCTGAAGGGGAACCTGCTGTTCTACttcgaggagagggagagccgtCAGCCAATCGGCGTCATCGTCCTGGAGGGCTGCACCGTGGAGCTCTGCGAATCGGCCGAGGAGTTCGCCTTCGCCGTCAAGTTCGACTGCGCCAAAGCCCGCGCCTACAAGATGTCCGCCGACAGCCAGGCGGCTATGGAGTCGTGGGTGAAGGCGTTGTCGCGCGCCAGCTTCGACTATATGaggctggtggtgggggagctGGAGAGGCAGCTGGAAGAGATCCAGGAAGGGCCGGGGAGCGGGGGGGCGCAGGGGAGGTGCAAGCCCTCCTCCAGGAAGACGCCGGGATGGGCGGGGCGGTCCAAGTCGGGAGCTCCTGCCTCGTCCTCCGGCCTGGGGGACATCCCCGTGGGCCCCCAGGGAGCAGGCGGCTCTCGCGGCCAGTCGGAAGAGATGCATTCTGGGTCCGGCTTCCCCAGAGAGAACGGGGTGTCCTGGAGCAAGCTCCCTGCTCTGGCCAACGGAGCGGAGAGCCACTCTGCCAGCGTGCCgtgggaggggggcggaggtgggggggacgggggctggggggagggggtcaggcCCCCCCCGGTGCCCCCCAGGAGACGGGGTGCCTCTCTGGAGAGCCCGGTGTCTCCTGGTACTGGGTGCTTCTCCAAGCTGCACGACTGGTacggacaggaagtggatgaaCTGAGGGTGGAGTGGCTGCAGGGCCAgtga